In Candidatus Epulonipiscium viviparus, one DNA window encodes the following:
- a CDS encoding MBL fold metallo-hydrolase, translating into MNLMVLGGGQNVGASCYFLKLGKSNILLDAGIGIDKEGLVFTPNLHALKTSPFINSLSQIDEIFISHAHLDHVGYLTHVATESTQANTYMTAVTKALTKYQLYDRVYSNANARELERLATKSVLDRIISVTYAKTIKFRNYSATFFPAGHIPGAMMILFEYRNSKILYTGDYSIANSPLTSGCFDFSGFKIDTMIMCGLHSKHSSYAKNQNGIYKTIEKIYKQIFLGRSVSCQVNQLTKGVEFLKLLNDFNQQDILIYVDKNLLNVIEKLEIPILHENVRLYNSATVSDAPHICITSKKVTKSKYYNMNIDFSLHVDFSEIKNFVTKINARHVYIVHCEKPFSLNDHDIEQAVMRESDCRSQFIFIDNQEIYRL; encoded by the coding sequence ATGAATCTTATGGTTTTGGGTGGAGGGCAAAATGTTGGGGCTAGTTGTTACTTTTTGAAGTTGGGAAAATCTAATATTTTGTTAGATGCCGGGATTGGAATAGACAAAGAAGGATTGGTTTTTACACCAAATTTACACGCATTAAAAACTTCACCATTTATAAATAGTTTATCTCAGATTGATGAAATTTTTATTTCTCATGCGCATTTAGACCATGTTGGATATTTAACTCATGTTGCGACAGAATCAACTCAGGCGAATACATACATGACAGCGGTGACTAAAGCTTTGACCAAATATCAATTATATGATAGAGTGTATAGTAATGCCAACGCAAGAGAATTAGAAAGGCTAGCAACTAAATCGGTTTTAGATAGAATAATTTCTGTTACCTATGCAAAAACAATTAAATTTAGAAACTATAGTGCTACATTTTTTCCGGCAGGGCATATTCCAGGAGCAATGATGATCTTGTTTGAATATCGTAATTCAAAGATTTTATATACTGGAGATTATTCTATTGCGAATAGTCCGTTGACCAGTGGGTGTTTTGATTTTTCAGGGTTTAAGATAGATACCATGATTATGTGTGGTTTGCATTCCAAACATTCCAGTTATGCAAAAAACCAAAATGGTATATATAAAACAATAGAAAAGATATATAAACAAATCTTTTTAGGTAGATCTGTATCTTGTCAGGTAAATCAGTTGACAAAAGGGGTAGAGTTTCTAAAGCTTCTCAATGATTTTAATCAGCAAGATATTTTGATTTATGTTGATAAAAATTTACTGAATGTTATAGAAAAATTGGAAATACCGATATTGCATGAAAATGTGCGCTTATATAATAGTGCTACTGTATCGGATGCACCTCATATTTGTATAACGTCTAAAAAGGTTACAAAGTCTAAGTATTATAATATGAATATAGATTTTTCATTGCACGTAGACTTTTCGGAGATTAAAAATTTCGTAACTAAAATTAATGCGCGTCATGTATATATAGTTCATTGCGAAAAGCCGTTTAGTTTAAATGATCATGACATAGAACAAGCCGTAATGCGGGAATCGGATTGTCGTTCGCAATTTATTTTTATTGATAATCAGGAGATATATAGACTGTAG
- the ileS gene encoding isoleucine--tRNA ligase — translation MYKKVDTSLNFVDRELETLSFWKENKIFEKSIEARANKENFTFYEGPPTANGKPHIGHVLTRVIKDFVPRYQTMKGKYVTRKAGWDTHGLPVELEIEKQLGISGKPEIEKYGVDAFIKKCKESVFKYQSDWEKMSERVGYWIDLEHPYITYDNNYIESVWWSLKSIWDKNLMYKGYKIVPYCPRCGTPLSSHEVAQGYKDITDITAIAKFKLLKEKNTFFLAWTTTPWTLPSNAALCVNPVALYVKAAKDGENFILAKELVTAVLGEDVKILEEYTGAELKGIEYEPLFDFAKPDKKAFFVVADNFVTLSDGTGIVHIAPAFGEDDAKVGRENDIPFIQLVNEQGYFTPEVTPWQNIFVKDADKLIIKWLDEHNKLFAASPYEHSYPHCWRCDTPLLYYARDTWFIKMSTVRDKLIANNKTVNWLPPSIGEGRFGNFLENVIDWGLSRSRYWGTPLPIWECPNGHKHVIGSVEELKKLSPDCPADIELHKPYIDSVHITCPECNKLMTRVPDVIDCWYDSGSMPFAQLHYPFENKELFEQNFPANFISEAVDQTRGWFYTLMAISTLIFDVAPYKNVIVMGHVCDQHGLKMSKSKGNVVEPFSVIDVTGADAVRWYFYYASAPWLPSRFGIDNVTEASRKFMGTVLNTYAFYILYADIDKFDPQKYTLDTASLNMMDKWVLSKLNTVVKNVDTFLGDYKVFEASRTMQEFIDDVSNWYIRRSRERFWLGGMPQTKINAYMTLYTVLETLIKIAAPLIPFLTEEIYQNLVRTTNKTAPMSIHLCDFPTANETLINTNLEENMDSVLKIVNLGRACRNEANIKTRQPIGKMYVGSTKTLTNEFIQIVAEELNVKEVIFTSDATDFISYSFKPQMRTLGPKYGKLLNDIRIALANLDGTAAFAELNASGILALKIKGENISLTKDDLLIATTQKEGYIAASEAGFTTVIDTELNDQLIEEGFVREIISKIQTMRKESDLLVQDHITVGYADNDKIAAIIEANADLIKTEVLANAIENKLSQTIVKEWKVNGETVKFSIKKFML, via the coding sequence GTGTATAAAAAAGTTGATACTAGCTTAAATTTTGTTGATAGAGAATTGGAGACTCTTTCATTTTGGAAAGAAAATAAAATTTTTGAAAAATCTATAGAAGCTAGAGCTAATAAAGAAAATTTTACTTTTTATGAGGGTCCTCCAACTGCAAATGGAAAACCTCACATAGGTCACGTACTCACTCGTGTAATCAAGGATTTTGTCCCTCGCTATCAAACTATGAAAGGCAAGTACGTTACCCGAAAAGCTGGTTGGGATACTCATGGACTTCCTGTAGAACTAGAAATCGAAAAACAATTAGGCATCAGCGGTAAGCCAGAAATTGAAAAATATGGTGTAGATGCTTTTATAAAAAAATGCAAAGAAAGTGTTTTTAAATATCAAAGTGATTGGGAAAAAATGAGTGAGCGAGTTGGCTATTGGATTGATCTAGAACATCCCTATATAACTTACGATAACAATTATATTGAATCTGTATGGTGGTCTCTCAAATCAATATGGGACAAGAATCTGATGTATAAAGGATATAAAATTGTGCCGTATTGCCCTCGTTGCGGAACTCCTCTATCTTCTCATGAAGTCGCTCAAGGCTATAAAGATATAACAGATATTACTGCCATTGCCAAATTCAAATTACTAAAGGAGAAAAACACTTTCTTCCTAGCCTGGACCACAACCCCTTGGACTCTTCCGTCCAACGCTGCACTTTGTGTAAATCCTGTCGCCCTTTATGTAAAAGCTGCTAAAGATGGCGAAAACTTTATCTTAGCAAAAGAACTTGTCACAGCGGTTTTGGGCGAAGATGTAAAAATTTTAGAAGAATATACTGGAGCCGAACTTAAAGGTATAGAATACGAACCTCTATTCGACTTTGCAAAGCCCGACAAAAAAGCTTTCTTTGTTGTTGCGGATAATTTTGTTACTTTATCTGACGGTACGGGAATCGTTCACATCGCCCCTGCTTTTGGTGAAGATGATGCCAAAGTTGGTCGCGAAAATGATATTCCGTTTATTCAGCTTGTAAATGAGCAAGGATATTTTACTCCAGAAGTAACTCCATGGCAAAATATTTTTGTCAAAGATGCAGACAAGCTCATCATTAAGTGGTTAGACGAGCATAATAAGTTATTTGCCGCCTCACCTTATGAACACAGCTATCCTCATTGCTGGCGATGCGATACCCCGCTTCTATATTATGCTCGAGATACTTGGTTTATAAAAATGAGTACGGTTCGCGATAAATTGATTGCTAATAACAAAACAGTAAATTGGTTGCCTCCTTCTATTGGAGAAGGCCGCTTTGGTAATTTCCTCGAAAATGTTATCGACTGGGGATTATCTCGAAGCCGCTATTGGGGCACGCCTTTGCCAATTTGGGAATGTCCTAATGGTCACAAACACGTCATCGGCAGTGTTGAAGAACTCAAAAAACTTAGCCCAGACTGCCCTGCAGATATCGAACTTCACAAACCATATATTGATTCGGTTCATATTACTTGTCCAGAATGTAACAAACTGATGACGCGCGTTCCTGATGTTATTGACTGCTGGTATGATAGCGGATCTATGCCTTTTGCACAACTGCATTACCCATTCGAAAACAAAGAACTATTTGAACAAAATTTTCCTGCAAACTTTATTTCAGAAGCAGTAGATCAAACTCGCGGATGGTTCTATACTTTAATGGCTATTTCTACTTTAATTTTTGATGTCGCGCCATATAAAAATGTAATTGTTATGGGACACGTTTGCGATCAACATGGTTTAAAAATGAGCAAGTCCAAAGGAAACGTTGTTGAACCATTTAGTGTAATTGATGTTACCGGAGCTGATGCTGTGCGTTGGTATTTTTACTATGCAAGCGCACCTTGGCTGCCAAGCCGTTTTGGTATAGATAATGTCACAGAGGCCTCTCGTAAATTTATGGGAACTGTTTTAAACACTTATGCATTTTATATTTTGTATGCTGATATCGATAAGTTTGACCCTCAAAAATACACTCTTGATACTGCATCTTTAAATATGATGGATAAATGGGTACTTTCAAAATTGAACACTGTTGTTAAAAACGTAGATACCTTCCTCGGCGATTATAAGGTTTTTGAAGCATCAAGAACTATGCAAGAATTTATTGATGATGTATCAAACTGGTATATTCGTCGCTCCCGCGAAAGATTCTGGCTTGGCGGAATGCCGCAAACTAAGATCAACGCATATATGACTCTCTACACTGTCTTGGAAACGTTAATCAAAATTGCTGCACCGTTAATTCCATTTTTAACAGAAGAAATCTATCAAAATCTTGTTCGTACCACTAATAAAACAGCCCCTATGAGCATTCACTTGTGCGATTTTCCTACTGCAAATGAAACTCTAATCAATACCAACTTAGAAGAAAACATGGACAGTGTATTAAAAATTGTAAACCTCGGTCGTGCTTGCCGAAATGAAGCAAATATCAAAACTCGTCAACCAATTGGCAAAATGTATGTGGGTTCTACCAAAACTCTCACAAACGAGTTTATTCAAATTGTTGCCGAAGAACTAAATGTCAAAGAAGTAATCTTCACAAGTGATGCGACCGACTTTATTTCGTATTCGTTTAAACCTCAAATGCGCACACTCGGTCCCAAATATGGTAAACTTCTAAATGATATCAGAATTGCATTAGCAAATCTTGATGGCACCGCGGCCTTTGCAGAACTTAATGCATCTGGCATCCTCGCTCTCAAAATCAAAGGCGAAAATATCAGTCTAACTAAAGATGATCTTCTTATTGCCACTACTCAAAAAGAAGGCTATATCGCTGCCAGTGAAGCTGGATTTACCACTGTCATCGACACTGAGTTAAATGATCAATTAATAGAAGAAGGATTCGTACGCGAAATTATTTCAAAAATTCAAACTATGCGTAAGGAATCTGATCTACTTGTTCAAGATCATATCACCGTGGGATATGCAGACAACGATAAAATTGCTGCTATAATCGAAGCAAATGCAGATTTAATCAAAACCGAAGTCCTTGCAAATGCAATAGAAAATAAACTTTCTCAAACCATTGTCAAAGAATGGAAAGTAAATGGTGAAACAGTTAAGTTTAGTATCAAAAAATTTATGTTATAA